The Populus nigra chromosome 19, ddPopNigr1.1, whole genome shotgun sequence genome includes a window with the following:
- the LOC133680530 gene encoding uncharacterized protein At4g22758 has product MPPTPTKGYRRGGGQELERNRKNRLNEKALSFHGKIPAEMPEGRIRRPKTLPDLLAGKKLPATVPDVRPKLTKVLLNVTVQGSVGAVQVLMSLESTVGELIAAAIQQYMKEGRRSIIANDSSRFDLHYSQFSLESLDRDEKLMALGSRNFFLCPKKSGMDGASCSRGGGLTTTSSPSCSKEVKEEAAKSGFHPWLKFMDFLL; this is encoded by the exons ATGCCTCCAACACCAACAAAGGGTTACCGGAGAGGAGGAGGACAGGAACTGGAAAGAAACAGGAAAAATAGGTTAAATGAGAAAGCGTTGTCGTTTCACGGGAAGATACCGGCGGAAATGCCGGAGGGGAGGATTCGACGGCCGAAGACACTCCCGGACTTGCTGGCCGGAAAGAAATTGCCTGCTACGGTACCGGATGTGAGGCCGAAGTTAACGAAGGTTTTACTCAACGTGACTGTCCAAGGAAGCGTTGGTGCGGTGCAGGTTTTGATGTCTCTTGAATCCACCGTCGGCGAACTAATCGCCGCAGCTATCCAGCAGTACATGAAGGAAGGCCGCCGTTCGATCATTGCCAATGACTCCTCCAGATTCGACCTCCATTACTCGCAGTTTAGTTTAGAAA GTCTGGATAGGGATGAGAAACTAATGGCGTTGGGTTCAAGAAACTTCTTTCTGTGTCCAAAAAAATCGGGGATGGACGGTGCAAGCTGTAGTCGTGGTGGAGGATTGACAACGACGTCGTCTCCGTCATGCTCAAAAGAAGTTAAAGAGGAGGCTGCTAAGAGTGGGTTTCATCCTTGGCTCAAATTCATGGATTTCCTGCTGTGA
- the LOC133680324 gene encoding cytochrome b-c1 complex subunit 9-like, giving the protein MDSTPRRSGGGVFEGIYKLIMRRNSIYVTFVIAGAFAGERAVDYGVRKLWEYNNVGKRYEDIPVLGQRPTEE; this is encoded by the exons ATGGATTCTACACCACGAAGAAGTGGAGGAGGCGTGTTCGAAGGTATCTACAAGTTGATTATGCGCCGTAACTCCATCTACGTTACCTTCGTCATCGCCGGCGCTTTTGCCGGTGAGAGg GCTGTGGATTATGGTGTTCGTAAACTATGGGAGTACAACAATGTTGGG AAACGTTATGAAGATATTCCAGTTTTGGGGCAAAGGCCAACAGAAGAATGA